A portion of the Meriones unguiculatus strain TT.TT164.6M chromosome 14, Bangor_MerUng_6.1, whole genome shotgun sequence genome contains these proteins:
- the LOC110550800 gene encoding T-cell ecto-ADP-ribosyltransferase 2-like, with the protein MTSKVHRVLLTWWLTQQVTGLTELAMLDMAPNAFDDQYEGCVEEMDEKAPQLLQEDFSMNEQLKLEWERAEQQWETIKNRRNYSEGFHDVHGIALVTYTGNLAKDFNRAVRAFKTNPANFYYKAFHYYLTRAPQLLSNQNCFTVYRGTKTKFNYREKGSVRFGQFASSTMAKSVALSPEFCSDRGTLFTINTCLGVDIKDISSFPREEEVLIPGYEVYQEVTITRNENGYNKISLASPQRKKSNFNCFYNGSTEIDICHLRSSGTGESRAFGLLEVMVCLLVPLLPPDEP; encoded by the exons ATGACATCAAAAGTTCACAGAGTCCTCCTAACTTGGTGGCTAACCCAGCAG GTGACTGGCCTGACAGAGCTCGCCATGCTAGACATGGCTCCCAATGCATTTGATGATCAGTATGAGGGCTGTGTGGAAGAAATGGACGAAAAGGCACCCCAGCTATTACAAGAAGACTTCAGCATGAACGAGCAATTAAAACTTGAGTGGGAAAGGGCAGAGCAGCAATGGGAGACGATAAAAAATAGAAGGAATTATTCCGAAGGTTTCCATGACGTCCATGGAATAGCTTTAGTAACTTACACTGGGAATCTTGCCAAAGATTTTAACAGAGCTGTTAGAGCATTCAAGACAAACCCAGCTAACTTCTATTACAAAGCCTTCCACTACTACCTAACAAGAGCTCCTCAGCTTCTGAGCAACCAGAATTGTTTCACAGTTTACCGAGGTACTAAGACCAAGTTTAATTACAGAGAGAAGGGCTCTGTGCGATTTGGGCAGTTCGCTTCCTCAACTATGGCTAAGAGCGTAGCTCTTTCTCCAGAATTTTGCAGTGATCGTGGGACACTGTTTACCATCAACACCTGCTTGGGGGTTGATATCAAAGACATCTCCTCCTTCCCTCGTGAAGAGGAAGTGTTAATTCCAGGCTATGAAGTATATCAGGAAGTCACCATAACACGAAATGAAAATGGGTACAACAAAATTTCTCTGGCCTCCCcccaaagaaagaagagcaaCTTCAATTGCTTCTATAACGGTTCTACTGAAATAGACATCTGCCATTTGAGAAGCTCGG GAACCGGAGAGAGCCGTGCATTCGGGCTCCTTGAGGTGATGGTCTGTCTCCTGGTTCCGCTGCTCCCTCCTGATGAGCCGTAG